Proteins encoded by one window of Cyclobacteriaceae bacterium:
- a CDS encoding HAMP domain-containing sensor histidine kinase, with amino-acid sequence MTTKVKITLTFAILTGVTVILLCTVVFFLVKKNKQQYFVSRLKDRASIVAPDLVAGEELRVFREDLDPLSEEQYFIIPVNGSVKNSETQARPQLPDSFNDRVLSQGETWVVNQYVFHYGQLVSHEGKKFVIVVSARDELGKVRLSFLRNVLIFGSIGSILITVVVGRFFARRVIQPVSAITKEVNRISASNLHMRLPISTSFDELEQLKHTFNDMLDRLETSFEIQSNFINNASHELKTPIATIMAETEILLSKKREIPEYEDALRNINKYAQKLGTLTESLLKLTQTGYDGQKQVLDIVRVDEILLEVLGDLNILFPDNKVNLRMDDSPEDELLLTWPCNRPLLSLALLNIIGNAVKYSDNKEVFVVLCVNDEAIRITITDVGIGIALEDVPHLFEPFFRGKNAGRYTGYGLGLPIAQKIIRIHGGVLNIQSEQGKGTLATISFNRAALKNVNLNS; translated from the coding sequence ATGACAACCAAAGTTAAGATAACACTAACCTTTGCCATACTTACCGGAGTAACAGTTATCCTGTTGTGTACGGTGGTTTTCTTTCTTGTGAAGAAAAACAAGCAACAGTATTTTGTAAGCCGGCTTAAAGACAGGGCTAGTATTGTTGCGCCCGATTTGGTGGCTGGTGAAGAGCTGCGGGTGTTTCGGGAAGACCTTGATCCATTATCGGAGGAGCAATATTTTATCATTCCGGTTAATGGGAGTGTAAAGAACTCGGAAACTCAAGCAAGACCTCAATTGCCTGATTCATTTAATGATCGCGTACTCAGTCAGGGTGAAACATGGGTTGTGAACCAGTATGTATTTCATTACGGGCAGTTAGTTTCGCATGAAGGGAAAAAATTTGTGATTGTAGTTTCCGCACGCGATGAACTGGGAAAAGTGCGGCTTTCATTTTTGCGAAATGTGCTCATCTTCGGCTCAATTGGTTCTATTCTCATCACGGTTGTGGTAGGGCGTTTTTTTGCCAGGCGGGTTATTCAACCGGTTTCGGCTATTACAAAGGAGGTTAACCGCATCAGCGCTTCAAACCTGCACATGCGTTTACCCATCTCAACTTCATTTGATGAACTTGAGCAACTCAAGCATACCTTTAACGATATGCTTGATCGGCTTGAAACATCGTTTGAAATTCAAAGCAATTTCATCAATAACGCTTCGCATGAATTGAAAACACCCATCGCAACCATTATGGCAGAAACGGAGATTTTGCTTTCAAAGAAACGTGAAATACCCGAGTATGAAGATGCCTTGCGAAACATAAACAAGTATGCCCAGAAGTTGGGTACCCTTACTGAAAGCTTGCTCAAGCTTACTCAAACCGGGTATGATGGACAAAAGCAAGTGTTGGATATCGTTCGGGTTGATGAGATTTTGCTGGAAGTTTTGGGTGATTTAAATATTCTTTTTCCGGATAACAAAGTAAACCTGCGCATGGATGATTCTCCGGAGGATGAACTGTTGCTTACCTGGCCTTGCAACCGCCCGCTACTTAGTCTTGCGTTGCTCAATATTATCGGTAATGCCGTGAAGTATTCAGATAATAAGGAGGTTTTTGTGGTTCTATGTGTTAATGATGAAGCCATTCGTATTACCATCACCGATGTAGGTATTGGTATTGCTTTGGAAGATGTTCCGCATTTATTTGAGCCTTTCTTTCGTGGCAAAAACGCTGGGCGGTATACCGGGTACGGACTTGGTTTACCGATCGCGCAGAAAATAATACGTATTCATGGTGGGGTGTTAAACATTCAGTCAGAGCAAGGTAAAGGAACACTGGCTACCATTTCATTCAATCGGGCTGCATTAAAAAACGTTAATCTTAATTCTTAG
- a CDS encoding bestrophin family ion channel: MLLRKDIPLRYILGKIKFEFAFVSVYAVIIGLIHNYLNINSITVPIAVPAIVGTIISLLLAFRSNQAYDRWWEARIIWGGIVNDSRTLVRQVLTFYEGGGGEAHRDFVNRFAARQMAWCYSLGSFLRGQDAHVPAKRFLTDEEFRFVSKHSHVPNAILMLHGREIRTAMNEAKLNRYQQVEIDNTITRLCDDMGKCERIKNTIFPTTYSLYIHFVLYLFVLLLPFGLTEYFGFIQVPLVITISCAFFLIEKMAIHLQDPFENKPTDTPLTTIARNIEINLRHMVSEFNQEVDMKKIDIELPKMQGSYYVL, from the coding sequence ATGTTACTTAGAAAAGATATCCCGCTCCGGTATATTCTGGGGAAGATAAAATTCGAGTTTGCATTTGTGTCGGTGTATGCGGTTATCATTGGGTTGATTCACAATTACCTGAACATTAACAGTATTACGGTGCCTATAGCTGTACCGGCTATTGTGGGTACCATCATATCGCTGTTGTTGGCGTTCCGTTCCAATCAGGCGTACGACAGGTGGTGGGAGGCGCGCATCATCTGGGGCGGAATTGTTAATGACTCGCGTACCTTGGTCAGGCAGGTGCTTACCTTTTATGAAGGAGGCGGTGGAGAAGCGCACAGGGATTTTGTGAACCGGTTTGCCGCCCGTCAGATGGCGTGGTGCTATTCGCTTGGCAGTTTTCTTCGCGGGCAGGATGCACACGTGCCAGCCAAACGATTTCTTACGGATGAGGAATTCCGATTTGTTTCAAAACACAGCCACGTTCCAAACGCGATACTGATGCTTCATGGCAGGGAGATACGAACAGCGATGAATGAGGCTAAGTTAAACCGCTATCAGCAGGTAGAAATTGATAACACCATTACACGATTGTGTGATGATATGGGGAAATGTGAGCGGATAAAGAACACCATATTTCCAACAACGTATAGTTTGTATATACATTTTGTGCTATACCTGTTTGTGTTGTTGTTACCGTTTGGCCTAACCGAATACTTCGGCTTTATTCAGGTTCCGCTGGTAATCACCATTTCATGTGCTTTTTTTCTCATAGAGAAGATGGCAATTCATTTGCAGGACCCGTTTGAAAATAAGCCTACTGATACTCCGCTAACAACCATAGCCCGTAACATTGAAATAAAC
- a CDS encoding response regulator transcription factor, with the protein MKLLVVEDEPSLLSLIRKGFSEHNLSVSVAMDGNTALQMLEKHEFDVVVLDIMLPDVNGLEICRRIRATGNFVPVLLLTALGTSENIVTGLDAGADDYLVKPFRFSELEARVRALVRRSNYKERNTHALELGDLVVDRISKSVTRNGQPIKLTAMEFKLLEHLIRHKGIVLSRNQLLQSVWDIHFDMSTNVVDVYINYLRRKIDKPFEEKLIHTVKGLGYVLRQESEHDNQS; encoded by the coding sequence ATGAAACTATTGGTAGTTGAAGATGAGCCAAGCTTACTGTCGCTGATCCGAAAGGGATTTTCAGAGCACAACCTGAGTGTAAGTGTAGCGATGGACGGCAACACTGCGTTACAGATGCTAGAAAAACATGAGTTTGATGTTGTGGTGCTGGATATTATGCTGCCGGATGTAAATGGGCTGGAGATTTGCAGGAGAATTCGTGCCACCGGAAATTTTGTACCGGTGTTGTTGCTCACAGCTTTAGGTACCAGTGAGAATATAGTTACCGGGCTAGATGCAGGTGCTGATGACTATCTGGTAAAACCTTTCCGGTTTTCCGAATTGGAAGCACGTGTGCGCGCTTTAGTCAGACGGTCAAATTATAAAGAACGAAATACGCATGCCCTTGAACTTGGCGATTTGGTTGTTGACCGCATTTCAAAATCAGTAACCCGAAACGGCCAACCGATCAAGCTTACTGCCATGGAATTCAAATTATTGGAGCATCTCATTCGGCATAAAGGTATTGTGTTGTCGCGCAATCAGCTTCTACAAAGTGTTTGGGATATTCATTTTGATATGAGTACCAACGTGGTAGATGTTTACATCAACTACCTGAGAAGAAAAATTGATAAACCTTTTGAAGAAAAATTGATACATACTGTAAAGGGCCTGGGATATGTGCTCAGGCAAGAGTCGGAACATGACAACCAAAGTTAA
- a CDS encoding dihydrofolate reductase family protein, whose protein sequence is MRKIISFMHISLDGFVAGPNGELNWAKVDEELFDYVGKRISEGDTALYGRVTYQMMENYWPTAGDKPTATKHDIEHSKWYSKVHKVVLSKTMRGAGLTNTKIISDNLSDRINEIKQQPGKDILLFGSPTATHSLIQLNLIDGYWLFVNPIILGQGIPLFTNINNKIKLNLVSTRQFSSGVTELNYIVDR, encoded by the coding sequence ATGCGAAAAATAATTTCATTTATGCACATATCGCTTGACGGTTTTGTGGCAGGACCGAACGGAGAACTTAACTGGGCTAAAGTTGATGAAGAGCTTTTTGATTATGTAGGTAAGCGGATAAGCGAAGGCGATACTGCGTTATACGGACGCGTAACCTACCAGATGATGGAAAATTACTGGCCTACTGCCGGAGATAAACCAACAGCGACCAAACATGATATTGAGCATTCAAAGTGGTATAGCAAAGTTCATAAAGTTGTGTTATCAAAAACAATGAGAGGAGCTGGGTTGACGAATACAAAAATTATCAGCGATAACCTTTCTGATAGAATAAATGAGATAAAACAACAACCGGGAAAGGATATTTTACTTTTTGGTAGCCCAACAGCAACGCATTCACTTATTCAGCTTAACTTAATTGACGGATATTGGCTGTTTGTTAATCCAATTATTTTGGGACAAGGCATTCCATTGTTTACAAACATCAACAATAAAATAAAGCTTAACCTGGTATCAACCCGGCAATTCAGTAGCGGGGTAACTGAGCTGAATTACATAGTTGACAGGTAA